In a genomic window of Cardiocondyla obscurior isolate alpha-2009 linkage group LG08, Cobs3.1, whole genome shotgun sequence:
- the Hfw gene encoding protein halfway, with the protein MWLALIICLYAGVASARTEEDQQTSSNTGGVSNSLPEQCFYRHQEDCPMDSNRCPCKRITLANIPEGNAALCCNTDQQTLEEGLSCIGFQHSNISYVHIRNATLDIFNVSEVRWRMLKSLAITDGKIDRLRGQFRMMTPIQCLNLSNNELREVENNSLTRLVQLTTLDLSYNKLTYLPALNTMNGREFWLDISGTNILSCHDVYQYINKTGEKQITFNRENETVCSSLATWHWFNTTEQVPLSQVLYLSLLQTECPKSDTWQCHCDIKRLDIIEGKPPTHAVNVDCSGMQLTELPEKLPQNTIALNVSYNNITVLDDLSTNPCYEGLREFYADYNNISSINKLEGSKFLDNYAILSLRYNKIKSLPTYILSPSAHNKNFLSSRNLVRLGGNKLHCDCNTAKHLKAWIQTRVLDFDEVMCENVKEKVIDLEPSKMCVYPGDWTDYIYYIIATEVILLIGLIAKVSYDYWVFKTAGYLPWPANKMPKLPCDWLFET; encoded by the exons ATGTGGTTGGCTTTGATAATATGCCTGTATGCTGGAGTTGCGAGTGCACGCACAGAAGAGGACCAGCAGACGTCGTCAAATACAGGTGGTGTTTCAAACTCTCTTCCAGAACAATGTTTCTACAGACACCAAGAAGATTGTCCTATGGATTCGAACAGGTGTCCTTGCAAGAGGATCACTTTGGCAAATATACCTGAAGGCAATGCTGCACTATGCTGCAATACAGACCAACAGACTCTTGAAGAGGGACTCTCTTGCATAG GATTTCAACATTCTAACATAAGTTATGTGCACATCCGAAATGCAACTTTggatatatttaatgtaagtGAAGTTCGTTGGAGAATGTTAAAATCTTTGGCCATAACTGATGGCAAAATTGACCGATTGCGGGGTCAATTTCGTATGATGACTCCCATACAATGTCTGAATCTCTCAAATAATGAATTACGCGAGGTAGAAAATAATTCGCTGACACGTTTGGTGCAACTCACCACATTGGATTTGTCTTATAATAAACTCACTTACCTTCCAGCTTTAAATACGATGAATGGCCGAGAATTTTGGTTAGACATATCGG GAACAAATATACTCTCGTGTCACGATGTGTATCAATATATCAATAAAACAGGTGAAAagcaaattacatttaatcgcgaaaatgaGACGGTGTGCTCCTCATTAGCAACGTGGCACTGGTTTAATACAACTGAACAAGTTCCACTTTCACAAGTTCTTTACCTTAGCTTG tTACAAACGGAATGTCCTAAAAGTGACACCTGGCAATGTCACTGTGACATCAAAAGATTAGACATTATCGAAGGCAAACCACCTACACACGCTGTAAATGTAGATTGCAGCGGAATGCAGTTAACAGAATTACCCGAGAAACTACCGCAAAACACTATAGCTCTTAATGTTTCCTATAATAAT aTCACAGTTTTAGACGATCTTAGTACTAATCCGTGTTACGAGGGTCTACGGGAATTTTATGcggattataataatatttcttcaaTAAATAAGTTGGAGGGTTCTAAATTTCTAGATAATTATGCCATCCTAAGTttacgatataataaaattaaatca TTGCCGACATACATATTGAGTCCAAGTGCacataacaaaaattttttgagtTCGAGAAACCTGGTCCGACTAGGAGGTAACAAACTACATTGCGATTGTAATACTGCTAAGCATCTGAAG gcATGGATACAAACGCGAGTATTAGACTTCGACGAAGTGATGTGtgaaaatgtaaaagagaAAGTAATAGATCTGGAACCGTCAAAGATGTGCGTGTACCCGGGAGACTGGActgattatatatattatattatagcTACTGAGGTGATACTTTTAATAGGTCTAATAGCCAAAGTGTCTTATGATTATTGGGTGTTCAAAACGGCAGGATATCTTCCGTGGCCGGCAAATAAGATGCCAAAATTGCCTTGTGATTGGTTGTTTGAAACGTAG
- the Det gene encoding baculoviral IAP repeat-containing protein 5 — MFNPTIMLPEATSYFWKHSRRITYNNWPFKESDNCSADCMAAAGFYVIGNDDEPDLVECFICGKQLNGWEPSDDPWEEHEKHQSKCPFVKLNKPNEMDWTVEELYDMYKQYKMKEYVDKLNKEMNMVKDEMIKLTKELYDCKKSQKNKSN, encoded by the exons ATGTTTAACCCAACCATAATGCTACC AGAAGCTACATCCTACTTCTGGAAGCATAGCAGAAGAATAACATACAACAACTGGCCTTTCAAGGAGTCTGATAACTGCAGTGCTGATTGTATGGCTGCTGCTGGATTTTATGTTATTGGAAATGATGATGAACCAGACTTGGTTGAATGTTTTATTTGTGGGAAGCAGCTTAATGGTTGGGAGCCAAGTGATGATCCATG GGAAGAACATGAAAAGCATCAGTCAAAATGCccatttgttaaattaaacaagCCAAATGAAATGGACTGGACAGTGGAAGAATTATATGATATGTATAAACAATACAAGATGAAAGAATAT gtGGATAAATTAAACAAGGAAATGAATATGGTGAAAGATGAGATGATAAAGTTAACAAAAGAACTGTATGATTGTAAAAAGTCACAAAAAAACAAGAGCAATTGA
- the LOC139104979 gene encoding protein odr-4 homolog, protein MGRVIYAEKHFRTYLISLAKPDGYAIGLILGQRSEQKDYIVHLAKTLPSLNVRHIEEESHLVSSPTPAEQDAADKGRYITSLKDLPTNWVADHAKQVTRMLPGGMWVLGIFVVGPEDVFDNVATVENLELTLAAICNTMSRNKYLYGDNQDEKLILSFNSITQKHVCKSVNVAETNKFLKPANWRFREKATTWYQLEALVDLDRLYLIAAADDFDALRRQLYRILTDVEILIDSSLVVIEGEVYSPDDSLKRLVNKKKNDKECKSKANDGDNSLQVSLYIPCSQDKNKKANNVEWINQSECSGLIRLIGQLVSRTFVHEEASIAEANKAVKEDIVRSLASRLELHWASLIQEENGSPEENITLHEPPRRVLIALPENKITLSDYLFPGEGPQEALLSLQELLDLEVQESQVQKEIELQAEFYCQNDVNTKQFDNNATTSSKQELAVYLTRLSVTIIILLIAVFVHQFVT, encoded by the exons ATGGGACGAGTGATATACGCTGAGAAGCATTTTCGCACATATCTGATATCTTTAGCGAAGCCTGATGGATACGCGATAGGATTAATTTTGGGACAG aGATCTGAGCAAAAGGACTATATTGTACATTTAGCAAAGACCCTACCTTCTCTTAATGTAAGACATATTGAGGAAGAATCACATTTAGTTAGCTCACCAACTCCTGCTGAACAAGATGCAGCAGACAAGGGTAGATATATTACATCTCTCAAAGATTTACCTACAAATTGGGTTGCTGATCATGCCAAACAA GTTACAAGAATGTTACCTGGTGGAATGTGGGTACTTGGCATATTTGTGGTTGGGCCTGAGGATGTTTTTGATAATGTTGCCACTGTAGAAAATCTTGAACTCACTCTTGCTGCAATTTGCAACACTATGTCACGAAATAAGTATCTCTATGGAGATAATCAGGATGAAAAACttatattaagttttaatagTATCACACAAAA ACACGTTTGTAAGTCTGTAAATGTTGCTGAAAccaacaaatttttaaaaccagCCAATTGGAGATTTCGAGAAAAAGCAACTACATGGTATCAACTGGAAGCCCTAGTAGACTTGGACAGATTGTATCTTATTGCTGCAGCCGACGATTTCGACGCTCTGAGGAGACAGTTATAT agAATTTTGACAGATgtggaaattttaatcgattcTTCGCTTGTCGTTATTGAGGGAGAGGTTTACTCCCCAGATGATTCATTGAAAAGActtgttaataaaaagaaaaatgacaaAGAATGTAAAAGTAAAGCAAACGATGGCGATAATTCACTTCAAGTTAGCCTATATATTCCTTGC TCGCaagataagaataaaaaagcaaaCAATGTAGAATGGATAAACCAATCAGAGTGCAGCGGACTGATACGATTAATTGGACAATTAGTCAGTAGAACATTTGTACATGAAGAAGCAAGTATCGCCGAGGCCAATAAGGCAGTGAAAGAAGATATAGTAAGATCTCTGGCAAGTAGACTGGAATTGCATTGGGCTAGTTTAATACAGGAGGAAAATGGCTCTCCTGAAG AGAACATCACATTACATGAACCACCGAGACGGGTGTTAATAGCATTaccggaaaataaaatcactTTATCGGATTATCTGTTTCCTGGCGAAGGACCACAAGAGGCGTTATTGTCGTTGCAAGAGCTTTTAGATCTCGAAGTACAAGAAAGTCAAGTTCAAAAAGAGATTGAGTTACAGGCTG AATTCTACTGCCAAAATGATGTTAATACTAAGCAATTCGACAATAATGCCACTACGAGCAGTAAACAAGAATTGGCCGTATATCTTACCCGTTTAAgcgttacaattattatattattgataGCTGTTTTCGTGCATCAATTCGTGACATAA